A portion of the Bacillus thuringiensis genome contains these proteins:
- the pnp gene encoding polyribonucleotide nucleotidyltransferase: protein MSQEKQVFSIDLAGRQLTVETGQLAKQANGAVLVRYGDTAVLSTATASKEAKNVDFFPLTVNYEERLYAVGKIPGGFIKREGRPSEKAILASRLIDRPIRPLFADGFRNEVQVVSIVMSVDQDCSSEMAAMLGSSLALSISDIPFEGPIAGATVGRINGEFVINPTVEQQEQSDIHLVVAGTKDAINMVEAGADQVPEETMLEAIMFGHDEIKRLIAFQEEIVQAVGKEKSEVKLYEVDADLNQAVREMAEKDMHSAIQVHEKHAREDAINEVKKRVIEHYEAEEADADTLGQVNEILYKIVKEEVRRLITVEKIRPDGRKGDEIRPLASEVGILSRTHGSGLFTRGQTQALSICTLGALGDVQILDGLGVEESKRFMHHYNFPSFSVGETRPMRGPGRREIGHGALGERALEPVIPSEKDFPYTVRLVSEVLESNGSTSQASICGSTLAMMDAGVPLKAPVAGIAMGLVKSGEHYTILSDIQGMEDHLGDMDFKVAGTAQGVTALQMDIKIDGLSREILEEALQQAKIGRVHILNHMLSVIAEPRTELSAYAPKIITMTINPDKIRDVIGPSGKQINKIIEETGVKIDIEQDGTVFISSINQEMNDKAKKIIEDIVREVQVGEIYEGKVKRVEKFGAFVELFSGKDGLVHISELALERVGKVEDVVKIGDVITVKVIEIDKQGRVNLSRKVLLKEEQEKEAAKEENKQEQQ, encoded by the coding sequence ATGAGTCAAGAAAAGCAAGTCTTCTCGATAGATTTAGCTGGTCGCCAGCTAACAGTTGAAACTGGTCAGCTTGCAAAACAAGCGAACGGAGCAGTATTAGTAAGATATGGCGATACAGCGGTTCTATCTACAGCAACTGCATCAAAAGAAGCTAAAAATGTAGATTTTTTCCCACTTACAGTAAACTATGAAGAGCGTTTATATGCAGTCGGAAAAATTCCTGGCGGTTTTATTAAGCGTGAAGGTCGTCCAAGTGAAAAAGCAATTTTGGCAAGTCGTTTAATCGACCGTCCAATTCGTCCGCTATTCGCAGATGGTTTCCGTAACGAAGTACAAGTTGTCAGCATTGTAATGAGTGTTGATCAAGATTGTTCTTCTGAAATGGCAGCTATGCTTGGTTCTTCATTAGCGTTATCGATTTCAGATATTCCATTTGAAGGTCCAATCGCTGGTGCGACAGTTGGTCGTATTAATGGCGAATTCGTTATTAATCCAACAGTAGAACAGCAAGAACAAAGTGATATCCACTTAGTTGTAGCTGGTACGAAAGATGCGATTAACATGGTTGAAGCAGGAGCAGATCAAGTGCCTGAAGAAACAATGTTAGAAGCAATTATGTTTGGTCATGACGAAATTAAACGTTTAATTGCATTCCAAGAAGAGATTGTACAAGCTGTAGGTAAAGAGAAATCAGAAGTGAAACTTTATGAAGTTGACGCTGATCTTAATCAAGCTGTACGTGAAATGGCTGAGAAGGATATGCATTCTGCAATTCAAGTACATGAGAAACATGCACGTGAAGATGCAATTAACGAAGTGAAAAAGCGTGTAATTGAGCATTACGAAGCTGAGGAAGCTGACGCTGATACATTAGGACAAGTAAATGAGATTTTATATAAAATTGTAAAAGAAGAAGTACGTCGTCTTATTACAGTTGAAAAAATTCGCCCAGATGGCCGTAAAGGTGATGAAATCCGTCCTTTAGCATCAGAGGTTGGTATTTTATCTCGTACACACGGTTCTGGTTTATTCACACGTGGACAAACACAAGCATTAAGTATTTGTACATTAGGTGCATTAGGCGATGTGCAAATTTTAGATGGTCTTGGTGTAGAAGAATCAAAACGCTTTATGCACCATTACAATTTCCCATCATTTAGTGTTGGTGAAACAAGACCGATGCGTGGACCAGGTCGTCGTGAAATTGGTCACGGTGCACTAGGAGAGCGCGCACTTGAGCCTGTAATTCCATCTGAAAAAGATTTCCCATACACAGTACGCCTTGTATCTGAAGTATTAGAATCAAATGGTTCTACTTCACAAGCAAGTATTTGTGGTAGTACTTTAGCAATGATGGATGCGGGTGTTCCACTTAAAGCTCCAGTTGCAGGTATTGCAATGGGTCTAGTTAAATCTGGTGAGCATTACACAATTTTATCTGATATTCAAGGTATGGAAGATCATTTAGGTGATATGGACTTTAAAGTAGCAGGTACAGCACAAGGTGTAACTGCACTGCAAATGGACATTAAAATCGATGGTTTATCACGTGAGATTTTAGAAGAGGCATTACAACAAGCGAAAATTGGTCGTGTGCACATTCTAAATCATATGTTATCTGTTATTGCAGAGCCACGTACTGAATTATCAGCTTACGCTCCAAAGATTATTACAATGACAATTAACCCAGATAAAATCCGTGACGTTATTGGACCAAGCGGTAAACAAATCAATAAAATTATTGAAGAAACTGGCGTTAAAATTGACATCGAGCAAGATGGTACAGTATTCATTTCATCAATAAATCAAGAAATGAACGACAAAGCTAAGAAGATTATCGAAGATATCGTTCGCGAAGTACAAGTAGGTGAGATCTACGAAGGAAAAGTGAAGCGTGTTGAGAAATTTGGTGCTTTCGTTGAATTATTCAGCGGTAAAGATGGATTAGTTCATATTTCTGAACTTGCACTTGAGCGTGTAGGTAAAGTAGAAGACGTTGTGAAAATCGGTGATGTAATTACAGTTAAAGTTATCGAGATTGACAAGCAAGGTCGCGTAAATCTATCTAGAAAAGTATTGCTAAAAGAAGAGCAAGAAAAAGAAGCTGCTAAAGAAGAAAACAAACAAGAGCAGCAATAA
- the rpsO gene encoding 30S ribosomal protein S15 produces MALTQERKNEIIAQFRTHETDTGSPEVQIAVLTEQINTLNEHLRTHKKDHHSRRGLLKMVGKRRNLLTYLRNSDITRYRELITKLGLRR; encoded by the coding sequence ATGGCTTTAACACAAGAGCGTAAAAATGAAATCATTGCACAATTTAGAACTCATGAGACTGATACTGGTTCTCCAGAGGTTCAAATTGCTGTCCTAACGGAGCAAATTAACACTCTAAACGAGCACTTACGTACTCACAAGAAAGATCATCATTCACGTCGTGGTCTATTAAAGATGGTTGGTAAACGTCGTAACTTACTAACTTACCTTCGTAATAGCGATATCACACGTTACCGTGAATTAATCACAAAGCTTGGCTTACGTCGATAG
- the ribF gene encoding bifunctional riboflavin kinase/FAD synthetase, with product MKLIHLTHPHEQKKLELPPTVMALGFFDGIHLGHQCVIRTAKKIADDRGYKSAVMTFHPHPSVVLGKKDAHVEYITPMRDKEKIVESLGIDILYVIKFDESFAGLLPQQFVDDYIIGLNVKHVVAGFDYSYGRLGKGKMETLPFHARGEFTQTVIEKVEFQEEKVSSTALRKLIRNGEMEQIPSILGRAYTVAGTVIHGDKRGRQIGFPTANVGLSDEYLLPPVGVYAVRLKVHDEWYDGVCNIGYKPTFKEDERQLSIEVHLFEFNKDIYDQNVTVEWHMRIREEKKFNGIDELVEQIAKDKKTAQEYFASEKNILAFSNEK from the coding sequence GTGAAACTTATTCATTTAACTCATCCACATGAACAAAAAAAATTAGAATTACCACCTACTGTAATGGCATTAGGATTTTTTGATGGCATTCATTTAGGACATCAATGTGTAATTCGAACTGCGAAAAAAATAGCGGACGACCGAGGATATAAAAGTGCAGTTATGACATTTCATCCTCACCCATCTGTTGTTTTAGGGAAAAAGGATGCGCATGTGGAGTATATTACACCAATGCGTGATAAAGAAAAAATAGTCGAAAGCTTAGGAATCGATATATTATATGTGATTAAATTTGATGAATCATTTGCAGGGTTATTACCGCAACAATTTGTAGATGATTATATTATTGGTTTAAATGTAAAGCATGTAGTAGCAGGGTTTGATTATTCATATGGACGTTTAGGAAAAGGAAAGATGGAGACTTTACCATTTCATGCAAGAGGGGAGTTTACACAGACTGTGATTGAAAAAGTTGAATTTCAAGAAGAGAAAGTAAGTTCTACAGCATTACGAAAGTTAATTCGAAATGGCGAAATGGAACAAATTCCATCTATTTTAGGTAGAGCCTATACTGTAGCGGGAACAGTTATACACGGCGACAAACGTGGGCGTCAAATTGGTTTTCCAACAGCTAATGTAGGTTTAAGTGATGAGTATTTATTGCCACCTGTAGGTGTTTATGCAGTGAGATTAAAAGTTCACGATGAATGGTACGATGGTGTATGTAATATTGGATATAAACCGACTTTTAAAGAAGATGAGCGTCAATTATCAATTGAAGTGCACTTATTTGAATTTAACAAAGATATATACGATCAAAATGTTACAGTAGAGTGGCATATGCGTATAAGAGAAGAGAAGAAATTCAATGGCATTGATGAGTTAGTTGAACAAATCGCAAAAGATAAGAAAACAGCACAAGAATATTTTGCGAGCGAAAAGAATATACTTGCTTTTTCAAATGAAAAGTAG
- the truB gene encoding tRNA pseudouridine(55) synthase TruB, translating into MEGVVLLHKPKGMTSHDCVFKLRKVLREKRIGHTGTLDPDVTGVLPLCVGRATKIAQFLTSETKTYEGEVTLGFSTTTEDASGEVVEKQDVNRVITRKEVEEVLAELTGTIEQMPPMFSAVKVNGKKLYEYARAGQEVERPVRTITIHEFVLLDDREVFEGENISFRFRVTCSKGTYVRTLAVMIGEKLGFPSHMSHLVRTASGEFLLEDCISFEEIEENVQNGTVESIFISIDEALSKFPKMVVDEKQAEKIKNGMFLKNELEITAPFITVFDENDRCLAIYEHHPKHPGMLKPMKVLVNNQELKL; encoded by the coding sequence ATGGAAGGTGTAGTATTATTACATAAGCCAAAAGGCATGACATCACATGATTGTGTATTTAAATTAAGAAAGGTATTGCGAGAAAAGAGAATTGGTCATACGGGAACATTAGACCCAGATGTAACGGGAGTATTACCACTTTGTGTGGGGAGAGCAACGAAGATTGCACAATTTTTAACAAGTGAAACGAAAACATATGAAGGTGAAGTAACATTAGGGTTTTCAACAACAACAGAAGATGCTTCTGGTGAAGTTGTGGAGAAACAAGATGTAAACCGTGTTATTACACGTAAAGAAGTAGAAGAGGTACTAGCTGAATTAACAGGCACGATTGAACAAATGCCACCAATGTTCTCAGCTGTAAAAGTAAACGGGAAAAAATTATATGAATATGCAAGAGCAGGACAAGAGGTGGAACGTCCAGTTCGTACAATTACGATTCATGAATTCGTATTACTTGATGACCGTGAAGTTTTTGAAGGAGAAAATATTTCATTCCGTTTCCGTGTAACGTGTAGTAAAGGAACATATGTAAGAACGTTAGCGGTAATGATCGGGGAGAAACTTGGTTTCCCATCACATATGTCTCACCTTGTAAGAACGGCATCTGGTGAATTTTTATTAGAAGATTGCATATCATTTGAAGAAATTGAAGAAAACGTGCAAAATGGAACAGTAGAGTCTATCTTCATTTCAATTGATGAAGCATTAAGTAAGTTTCCAAAAATGGTTGTAGATGAAAAGCAAGCAGAGAAAATCAAGAATGGTATGTTCTTAAAGAATGAATTAGAAATAACAGCACCATTTATTACAGTGTTTGATGAAAATGATCGTTGCTTAGCAATTTATGAACATCATCCGAAACATCCTGGCATGTTAAAGCCGATGAAAGTACTTGTGAATAATCAAGAACTAAAGCTATAA
- the rbfA gene encoding 30S ribosome-binding factor RbfA, whose translation MKLRANRVGEQMKKELGDIISRKIKDPRIGFVTVTDVQVSGDLQIAKVYISVLGDEEQKENTLKGLAKAKGFIRSEIGQRIRLRKTPEITFEFDESIGYGHRIDTLLHEINKDGKREE comes from the coding sequence ATGAAATTACGTGCAAACCGTGTAGGCGAGCAAATGAAAAAAGAATTAGGCGACATCATTAGTCGTAAAATTAAAGACCCACGTATCGGATTTGTTACAGTAACAGATGTACAAGTGAGTGGTGATTTGCAAATTGCCAAAGTATATATTTCTGTTTTAGGTGACGAAGAACAGAAAGAAAATACGTTAAAAGGTTTAGCGAAGGCAAAAGGCTTTATTCGTTCAGAAATTGGCCAACGTATTCGTCTTCGTAAAACACCGGAAATTACCTTTGAGTTTGATGAGTCTATCGGATATGGTCATCGAATTGATACACTTTTACATGAAATTAATAAAGACGGTAAACGTGAAGAATAA
- a CDS encoding DUF503 domain-containing protein has translation MIVASLSFECMIYDVHSLKEKRAILQRVLTRVKQRYNVAVSEVGHQDVWQRTEIAIVSVSSNRVICEKEMNRVLEYIDSFPEIERTITQLEWY, from the coding sequence ATGATTGTCGCTTCACTCTCATTCGAGTGTATGATTTACGATGTGCATTCTTTAAAAGAGAAACGGGCAATTTTGCAACGAGTGCTAACTCGTGTGAAACAGCGCTATAATGTAGCTGTTTCTGAAGTTGGGCATCAAGATGTATGGCAACGTACAGAAATTGCGATTGTCTCCGTATCCTCAAATCGTGTTATCTGTGAAAAAGAAATGAATCGTGTACTGGAGTACATCGATTCATTTCCTGAAATTGAACGTACGATAACACAATTGGAATGGTATTGA
- the infB gene encoding translation initiation factor IF-2: MSKIRVHEYAKKNNISSKDLMTKLKEMNIEVSNHMTMLEDEVVNKLDNEYNTGAEKPSVADEFEVEEKVVRSKKNSNKKKKKGKGNEDKRQDNFAGRQQTQIVETPDKITFSGSLTVGELAKKLSKEPSEIIKKLFMLGIMATINQDLDKDTIELIATDYGIEVEEEIVVSETEFETFIDEQDDEENLKERPAVVTIMGHVDHGKTTLLDSIRNSKVTAGEAGGITQHIGAYQVEVNDKKITFLDTPGHAAFTTMRARGAQVTDITILVVAADDGVMPQTVEAISHAKAAGVPIIVAVNKMDKPAANPDRVMQELTEYELVPEAWGGDTIFVPISAIQGEGIDNLLEMILLVSEVEEYKANPNRYATGTVIEAQLDKGKGTIATLLVQNGTLRVGDPIVVGTSFGRVRAMVSDIGRRVKVAGPSTPVEITGLNEVPQAGDRFMAFADEKKARQIGESRAQEALVAQRGEKSKLSLEDLFQQIQESDVKEINLIVKADVQGSVEAMAASLRKIDVEGVKVKIIHTGVGAITESDIILASASNAIVIGFNVRPDVNAKRTAELENVDVRLHRIIYKVIEEIELAMQGMLDPEFEEKVIGQAEVRQTFKVTKVGTIAGCYVIDGKITRDSGVRIIRDGIVIFEGQLDTLKRFKDDVKEVAQNYECGITIERYNDLKEGDIIEAYVMEEVKR; encoded by the coding sequence ATGAGTAAAATTCGAGTACATGAATATGCAAAAAAAAATAATATCTCAAGTAAAGATCTTATGACAAAACTTAAAGAGATGAATATCGAGGTTTCGAATCATATGACAATGTTAGAAGATGAAGTAGTAAACAAATTAGATAATGAATATAACACTGGAGCGGAAAAACCTTCTGTTGCAGATGAGTTTGAAGTAGAAGAGAAAGTTGTTCGCAGTAAAAAGAACAGCAACAAGAAAAAGAAAAAAGGCAAAGGAAATGAAGACAAACGTCAAGATAACTTTGCTGGAAGACAACAAACGCAAATAGTAGAAACACCAGATAAAATTACTTTCTCTGGAAGCCTTACAGTAGGTGAACTTGCTAAAAAGTTAAGCAAAGAGCCATCTGAAATTATTAAAAAGCTCTTCATGCTAGGAATTATGGCGACAATTAACCAAGATTTAGATAAAGATACAATTGAGTTAATTGCTACTGATTACGGTATTGAAGTAGAAGAAGAAATAGTTGTAAGTGAAACTGAGTTTGAAACATTCATTGATGAGCAAGATGATGAAGAAAACTTAAAAGAGCGTCCAGCTGTTGTTACGATTATGGGACACGTTGACCATGGTAAAACAACATTACTTGACTCTATTCGTAATTCAAAAGTAACTGCTGGCGAAGCGGGTGGAATTACTCAACATATCGGTGCATACCAAGTTGAAGTAAATGATAAGAAAATTACATTCTTAGATACGCCTGGTCACGCGGCATTTACAACGATGCGTGCTCGTGGTGCGCAAGTAACTGATATTACAATCCTTGTTGTTGCAGCTGATGATGGTGTTATGCCACAAACAGTTGAAGCGATTAGCCATGCAAAAGCAGCTGGAGTACCAATTATTGTTGCTGTGAATAAAATGGATAAACCAGCGGCGAATCCTGATCGTGTAATGCAAGAATTAACAGAATATGAATTAGTTCCAGAAGCTTGGGGCGGAGATACAATTTTCGTACCAATTTCTGCAATCCAAGGCGAGGGAATTGACAACTTGCTAGAGATGATTCTTCTTGTAAGTGAAGTAGAAGAATATAAAGCAAACCCAAATCGTTATGCAACGGGTACTGTAATTGAAGCACAGCTTGATAAAGGTAAAGGAACTATCGCGACATTATTAGTTCAAAACGGTACACTTCGAGTTGGAGATCCAATCGTTGTTGGAACTTCATTCGGGCGTGTTCGTGCAATGGTAAGTGATATTGGTCGTCGTGTAAAAGTTGCTGGTCCATCAACTCCTGTTGAAATTACAGGTTTAAATGAAGTACCACAGGCTGGAGATCGTTTCATGGCATTCGCTGATGAGAAGAAAGCTCGTCAAATCGGTGAATCACGTGCACAAGAAGCGTTAGTTGCACAACGTGGTGAGAAATCTAAATTAAGCCTTGAAGATTTATTCCAACAAATCCAAGAGAGCGATGTAAAAGAAATCAACTTAATCGTAAAAGCAGACGTACAAGGTTCTGTTGAAGCGATGGCAGCGTCACTTCGTAAAATTGATGTTGAAGGCGTAAAAGTTAAAATCATTCACACTGGTGTAGGTGCGATTACAGAATCTGATATTATTTTAGCTTCTGCATCTAATGCAATTGTAATTGGATTTAACGTACGTCCGGATGTGAACGCGAAGCGTACAGCTGAATTAGAGAACGTTGATGTTCGCTTACACCGCATTATCTACAAAGTAATCGAAGAAATTGAATTAGCAATGCAAGGTATGCTGGATCCAGAATTCGAAGAAAAAGTAATCGGTCAAGCGGAAGTTCGTCAAACATTCAAGGTAACAAAAGTTGGAACAATCGCAGGTTGTTACGTAATTGACGGTAAAATTACACGCGATAGTGGCGTTCGTATTATCCGCGATGGTATCGTAATTTTCGAAGGACAACTTGATACGTTAAAACGTTTCAAAGACGACGTAAAAGAAGTTGCACAAAACTATGAGTGTGGTATTACAATTGAGAGATATAATGACCTTAAAGAAGGGGACATCATTGAAGCATACGTTATGGAAGAAGTGAAGCGATGA
- a CDS encoding YlxQ family RNA-binding protein, with the protein MSDWKSFLGLANRARKIISGEELVLKEVRSGKAKLVLLSEDASANTTKRITDKTTYYNVPMKKVENRQQLGHAIGRDERVVVAVLDEGFAKKLRSMLDTNYRG; encoded by the coding sequence GTGTCCGATTGGAAATCGTTTTTAGGACTAGCAAATCGCGCTCGAAAAATCATTTCGGGTGAAGAACTCGTTTTAAAGGAAGTACGAAGTGGTAAAGCAAAGCTCGTATTGCTTTCTGAAGATGCGTCAGCGAACACTACTAAACGTATCACTGATAAAACGACGTACTACAACGTACCAATGAAAAAAGTCGAAAATCGACAACAATTAGGGCATGCGATTGGGAGAGACGAGCGAGTCGTTGTAGCTGTGTTAGATGAAGGCTTTGCGAAAAAGCTACGTAGCATGCTCGATACAAATTACCGGGGGTGA
- the rnpM gene encoding RNase P modulator RnpM has product MSNRKVPLRKCIATQEMKSKRELVRIVRSKEGEVSIDLSGKKSGRGAYLSKDKECIMQAQKKNILEHHLKAKIDSSLYEELLELVEKESK; this is encoded by the coding sequence ATGAGCAATCGAAAAGTTCCGTTACGAAAATGTATCGCGACGCAAGAGATGAAATCAAAACGAGAGCTCGTTCGCATTGTTCGTTCCAAAGAGGGCGAAGTGTCTATTGATTTATCTGGAAAAAAATCAGGACGAGGTGCATATTTGTCAAAAGATAAAGAATGCATTATGCAAGCCCAAAAGAAAAACATTTTGGAACATCATCTAAAAGCGAAAATCGACAGTTCTCTGTACGAAGAGCTTCTTGAGCTTGTTGAGAAGGAGTCGAAATAA
- the nusA gene encoding transcription termination factor NusA has product MSTELLDALLVLESEKGISKDIIIDAIEAALISAYKRNFNQAQNVRVSFNPEVGTIQVLARKDVVDNVFDPRLEISVEEARQINPNYQDGDVLEIEVTPKDFGRIAAQTAKQVVTQRVREAERGVIYSEFSDREEDIMVGIVQRQDARFIYVSLGKVEALLPVSEQMPNEQYKPHDRIRVFITKVEKTTKGPQIYVSRTHPGLLKRLFEMEVPEIYDGTVEIRSVAREAGDRSKISVHAENIDVDPVGSCVGPKGQRVQRVVDELKGEKIDIVRWSNDPVEYVANALSPSQVVKVLVDEDEKATTVVVPDHQLSLAIGKRGQNARLAAKLTGWKIDIKSESDAKQLGIVTEEDSVIAFGFDSVEDEIE; this is encoded by the coding sequence ATGAGCACTGAGTTGTTAGATGCTTTGCTCGTATTAGAGTCAGAAAAAGGTATTAGTAAAGATATTATTATTGATGCGATTGAAGCAGCGTTAATCTCTGCTTATAAACGCAATTTTAACCAAGCACAAAACGTTCGTGTGAGCTTTAACCCAGAAGTGGGAACAATTCAAGTTTTAGCACGTAAGGACGTTGTTGATAATGTGTTTGATCCACGTCTTGAAATCTCTGTAGAAGAGGCAAGACAAATTAATCCAAACTACCAAGATGGCGACGTACTAGAAATTGAAGTAACGCCAAAAGATTTTGGTCGTATTGCAGCGCAAACTGCAAAACAAGTTGTAACACAACGAGTTCGTGAAGCAGAACGTGGTGTTATTTACTCAGAATTTAGTGATCGTGAAGAAGACATTATGGTTGGTATTGTACAACGCCAAGATGCTCGTTTCATCTACGTAAGCTTAGGTAAAGTAGAAGCTTTATTACCTGTAAGTGAGCAAATGCCAAATGAGCAATATAAGCCACATGATCGTATTCGCGTATTTATTACAAAAGTAGAAAAGACAACAAAAGGACCACAAATTTACGTATCACGTACACATCCTGGTCTTTTAAAACGTTTATTCGAAATGGAAGTTCCAGAAATTTATGATGGAACTGTAGAAATTCGCTCTGTAGCGCGCGAAGCAGGAGATCGTTCTAAAATCTCTGTGCATGCAGAAAACATTGATGTTGATCCAGTTGGTTCTTGCGTAGGACCGAAAGGACAACGTGTACAACGTGTTGTAGATGAACTAAAAGGTGAAAAGATTGACATCGTTCGCTGGTCAAATGATCCAGTTGAATATGTTGCAAATGCTTTAAGCCCATCACAAGTTGTTAAAGTACTTGTAGATGAAGATGAAAAAGCAACAACTGTTGTGGTTCCAGACCACCAGCTATCATTAGCTATCGGTAAGCGTGGACAAAATGCGCGTCTTGCAGCTAAATTAACAGGCTGGAAAATCGATATTAAAAGCGAGTCTGATGCGAAACAACTTGGAATTGTAACAGAAGAAGATAGCGTAATCGCATTCGGATTCGATTCAGTTGAAGACGAAATCGAATAG
- the rimP gene encoding ribosome maturation factor RimP — protein MDKKVTEVVEAFAQPIVEELNLELVDVEYVKEGQDWFLRVFIDSEKGVDIEECGAVSERLSEALDKEDPIPHLYFLDVSSPGAERPLKKEKDFQQAVGKQVAIKTYEPIDGEKMFEGKLLSYDGTTITLLLTIKTRKKEIQIPMDKVANARLAVTF, from the coding sequence ATGGATAAGAAAGTCACAGAAGTTGTAGAAGCATTTGCGCAGCCAATCGTTGAAGAGTTAAATCTTGAACTTGTAGATGTAGAGTATGTGAAAGAAGGACAAGACTGGTTCTTACGCGTATTCATCGATTCTGAAAAGGGAGTCGACATTGAAGAATGCGGTGCGGTAAGTGAACGTTTAAGCGAAGCTTTAGATAAAGAGGATCCAATTCCTCACCTTTACTTTTTGGATGTATCATCTCCTGGAGCAGAACGCCCATTAAAGAAAGAGAAAGACTTCCAGCAAGCGGTAGGAAAACAAGTGGCAATTAAAACATATGAGCCGATTGATGGCGAAAAGATGTTTGAAGGAAAGTTACTTTCCTACGACGGTACTACAATTACACTACTATTAACAATTAAAACACGTAAAAAAGAAATCCAAATTCCAATGGATAAAGTTGCAAATGCGCGACTTGCTGTTACGTTTTAG